In the Malania oleifera isolate guangnan ecotype guangnan chromosome 1, ASM2987363v1, whole genome shotgun sequence genome, one interval contains:
- the LOC131162256 gene encoding G-type lectin S-receptor-like serine/threonine-protein kinase At4g27290, which produces MYFEKGVRTLMAKLLTLLIWCSYVVSISKVLSAASDILITANQSLRDGETIVSAGGNFEMGFFSPINSNNRFFGIWYKNIPVDPVVWVANRNMPLTDSSGALKMTVHGILAIFNRTNHKIWSSNASRPAYDPVAQVMDSGNLVVRNRNESNPEDYLWQSFDYPCHVILPEMKLGRNIITGHDWYLTSWKSSDDPSPGDYTYRFDPNGFPQEFLRSNSVVQFRSGPWNGVRFSGFPLQKPNPDIKYGFVFNKKEMYYSYEILNNSFVSKVALTPNGMIQRFIWANLTHGWNAYGNMDICDRYGLCGAYATCDINNLPVCMCLKGFVPKYPKHWNTADWSGGCARRTPLSCQNRDGFFKHSGVKVPDTRSSWFNESMNLEECKSLCLKNGSCTACTNTDIRRGGSGCLLWFGDLIDMRQLTETGQDVHIRVAASELESVDPAEKTETKARSNVKKRMRITVISSVLITATLLPAIALILYVKKRKKQIRQGTTRHGPGRNNESPNEDLELPLFDLAVLAAATNNFSADNKLGEGGFGPVYKGTLKEGQQIAVKRLSRNSRQGLHEFKNEVKLIFRLQHRNLVKLHGCCIHREERMLVYEYMPNKSLDYFLFDEGQSMLLDWPKRFHIIGGVARGLLYLHQDSRLRIIHRDLKADNVLLDYELNPKISDFGMARCFGEAENTANTNRVVGTYGYMSPEYASEGRYSVKSDVYSFGVLVLEIVSGKRNRGFCHPGHCHSLLGHAWTLFMEERSLELIDVSVGDSYSIVEVLRSIHVGLLCVQQCPEDRPSMSSVVLMFGGDGALPRPKQPGFFTKRNRVEADTSSSKYEQSSSTNELSITLSGAR; this is translated from the exons ATGTATTTTGAGAAAGGTGTGAGGACGTTAATGGCAAAGCTTCTTACACTTCTGATCTGGTGTTCTTACGTGGTTTCCATCTCAAAGGTACTCTCCGCTGCCTCTGACATACTCATAACAGCAAATCAATCCCTTAGAGATGGTGAAACCATAGTTTCAGCTGGGGGAAACTTTGAAATGGGATTTTTCAGCCCTATCAATTCGAATAACCGATTCTTCGGAATATGGTACAAGAACATTCCAGTTGACCCAGTTGTCTGGGTTGCCAACAGAAATATGCCGCTCACAGATTCATCTGGAGCTCTGAAGATGACTGTCCATGGAATTTTAGCCATTTTCAATCGCACCAACCACAAAATTTGGTCTTCGAATGCATCAAGACCAGCATATGATCCAGTTGCTCAGGTTATGGACTCGGGAAATCTGGTAGTGAGGAATAGAAATGAAAGTAACCCTGAAGACTACCTTTGGCAAAGTTTTGACTATCCATGTCATGTCATTCTGCCAGAAATGAAGCTCGGGCGGAACATAATCACAGGACATGATTGGTATCTTACATCGTGGAAGAGCAGTGATGATCCATCTCCGGGTGATTATACATATCGCTTTGATCCTAATGGGTTTCCACAGGAGTTTCTGAGGAGTAATTCAGTTGTACAGTTTCGTTCAGGGCCGTGGAATGGTGTGAGGTTTAGTGGCTTTCCACTACAAAAACCAAATCCAGACATTAAATATGGCTTTGTTTTTAATAAGAAGGAGATGTATTACTCCTATGAGATTCTTAACAACTCATTTGTTTCAAAGGTGGCCTTAACTCCAAATGGAATGATTCAGCGGTTCATATGGGCTAATTTAACCCATGGTTGGAATGCTTATGGGAATATGGATATTTGTGACAGGTATGGATTATGTGGTGCTTATGCTACTTGTGATATTAACAATTTGCCAGTGTGCATGTGTTTGAAAGGGTTTGTGCCAAAATACCCAAAACATTGGAACACAGCAGATTGGTCTGGTGGGTGTGCTCGAAGGACGCCGCTCAGTTGCCAAAACAGAGATGGGTTTTTTAAGCATTCTGGTGTGAAGGTGCCAGACACACGCAGTTCCTGGTTTAATGAGAGCATGAACCTTGAGGAATGTAAGAGTTTGTGCCTAAAGAACGGCTCGTGTACAGCTTGCACGAATACAGATATCAGACGAGGAGGGAGCGGATGCTTGCTCTGGTTTGGGGACCTGATTGATATGAGACAGTTGACTGAAACTGGGCAAGACGTTCACATAAGGGTGGCCGCATCAGAATTAG AATCCGTAGATCCAGCAGAGAAGACGGAGACAAAGGCAAGGTCCAATGTCAAAAAACGAATGAGGATCACAGTGATTAGCTCTGTGCTAATTACAGCAACTCTGCTCCCTGCCATAGCCCTGATCTTGTATGTCAAGAAAAGAAAGAAGCAAATTAGACAAG GAACAACTCGACATGGTCCTGGAAGAAATAATGAAAGCCCAAATGAAGACCTTGAGTTGCCATTATTTGATCTAGCTGTATTAGCTGCTGCCACCAACAACTTTTCTGCGGACAACAAACTTGGAGAGGGTGGTTTTGGACCTGTTTATAAG GGTACGTTGAAAGAGGGACAACAAATAGCTGTGAAGAGGCTTTCAAGGAATTCTAGACAAGGACTTCACGAGTTCAAGAATGAAGTTAAACTCATTTTTAGGCTTCAGCACCGAAATCTTGTGAAGCTCCATGGCTGTTGTATTCACAGGGAAGAAAGGATGTTAGTCTATGAATATATGCCAAACAAAAGTCTGGACTACTTTCTCTTTG ATGAAGGTCAAAGCATGTTGCTCGATTGGCCCAAGCGCTTCCACATTATCGGCGGAGTTGCTCGCGGACTACTTTATCTTCATCAAGATTCCAGACTAAGGATAATCCATCGAGATCTCAAAGCCGATAATGTTTTGCTAGATTATGAATTGAACCCAAAAATTTCGGACTTTGGCATGGCTAGATGTTTTGGAGAAGCAGAAAATACAGCCAATACAAATAGAGTGGTCGGAACATA TGGCTACATGTCCCCAGAGTATGCAAGTGAAGGACGCTACTCGGTGAAATCTGATGTATACAGCTTTGGTGTTTTGGTGCTAGAGATAGTGAGTGGAAAGAGAAACAGAGGATTTTGTCATCCTGGTCACTGCCATAGCCTGCTTGGGCAC GCATGGACACTCTTCATGGAAGAAAGGTCGTTAGAGCTTATTGATGTCTCGGTAGGGGATTCCTATAGCATCGTTGAAGTGTTACGTTCGATCCATGTTGGTCTTTTATGTGTACAACAGTGTCCGGAAGATAGGCCAAGCATGTCTTCCGTGGTTCTGATGTTTGGCGGTGATGGTGCACTGCCTCGTCCAAAACAGCCAGGTTTTTTCACTAAAAGAAACAGGGTTGAAGCTGATACTTCTTCGAGCAAGTATGAACAAAGTAGTTCAACCAATGAACTCAGCATTACTTTATCAGGGGCTCGATAG